A DNA window from Brassica napus cultivar Da-Ae chromosome A4, Da-Ae, whole genome shotgun sequence contains the following coding sequences:
- the LOC106410852 gene encoding phosphoglycolate phosphatase 1A, chloroplastic, giving the protein MLNRTTLVSSSSVSLLPNSKPFFSVKAFSGFRSSSFSGGIVRRIDHKPLRVMTPNLTPRAMAAQQLENADQLIDSVETFIFDCDGVIWKGDKLIEGVPETLDMLRAKGKRLVFVTNNSTKSRKQYGKKFETLGLNVNEEEIFASSFAAAAYLQSINFPKDKKVYVIGEEGILKELDLAGFQYLGGPDDGKKQIELKPGFLMEHDNDVGAVVVGFDRYFNYYKIQYGTLCIRENPGCLFIATNRDAVTHLTDAQEWAGGGSMVGALVGSCQREPLVVGKPSTFMMDYLADKFGIEKSQICMVGDRLDTDILFGQNGGCKTLLVLSGVTSISMLESPENKIQPDFYTSKISDFLSLKAANV; this is encoded by the exons atgCTGAACAGAACAACActtgtttcttcttcctcagTTTCTCTCTTACCAAACTCCAAACCTTTCTTCTCCGTCAAGGCTTTCTCAGGATTTCGTTCTTCCTCCTTCTCCGGCGGCATCGTTCGCAGAATCGACCATAAGCCTCTGCGAGTGATGACTCCCAATTTGACACCGAGAGCTATGGCGGCACAGCAGCTCGAGAACGCCGATCAGCTCATCGATTCCGTTGAAACTTTTATCTTCGACTGTGACG gagTAATTTGGAAGGGAGATAAATTGATTGAGGGAGTTCCTGAAACTCTTGATATGCTCCGTGCCAAG GGAAAGAGGTTGGTTTTTGTGACGAACAACTCAACAAAGTCTAGGAAACAATATGGCAAAAAGTTTGAGACTCTTGGCCTCAATGTTAACGAG GAGGAAatatttgcttcttcttttgctGCAGCTGCATACTTGCAGTCTATTAATTTCCCCAAAGATAAGAAG GTCTATGTGATTGGTGAGGAGGGTATCTTGAAGGAGCTCGACCTTGCTGGTTTCCAGTACCTTGGAGGTCCG GATGATGGTAAAAAACAGATTGAACTGAAGCCAGGGTTTCTAATGGAGCATGATAATGAT GTGGGAGCTGTGGTGGTTGGATTTGACCGCTATTTCAACTACTACAAAATTCA GTATGGAACACTCTGTATACGCGAAAACcctggctgtctgttcattgcTACAAACCGAGATGCTGTCACCCACCTTACCGATGCTCAAGAATGGGCAG GTGGTGGCTCTATGGTTGGTGCTCTTGTTGGATCCTGTCAACGTGAACCTCTTGTAGTTGGAAAGCCCTCAACTTTTATGATGGACTATTTGGCAGACAA ATTCGGAATCGAGAAGTCACAGATATGCATGGTGGGTGATAGATTGGACACCGATATTTTGTTTGGGCAGAATGGTGGTTGTAAAACTCTGCTTGTCCTCTCGG GTGTTACTTCAATCTCAATGTTGGAAAGCCCTGAGAACAAGATACAACCAGACTTCTACACCAGCAAGATTTCTGATTTTCTTTCCCTTAAAGCAGCTAATGTATGA
- the LOC106407618 gene encoding uncharacterized protein LOC106407618, with protein MGISRSKGNTQNIFLLCNYILLGSASSCIFLTISLRLFPSLSGLSLIFLHTLTIATAVTGCSVFASSTAATTSDRLYGAHMVATVLAAIFQGAVSVLIFTRTGDFLRVLKSYVLEEDGAVILKLAGGLCVVMFCLEWVVLVLAFLLKYSDYLDESVVDDDGSKFQRQEEDLKDWPSYPFQLKL; from the coding sequence ATGGGAATCTCAAGATCTAAAGGAAACACACAAAACATCTTCCTACTCTGCAACTACATCCTCTTAGGCTCCGCTTCAAGTTGCATCTTCCTCACAATCTCCCTCCGTCTCTTCCCTTCTCTCTCCGGCCTCTCTCTCATCTTCCTCCACACTCTCACCATCGCCACCGCTGTCACCGGCTGCTCCGTTTTCGCCTCTTCAACGGCCGCAACCACAAGCGACAGACTGTACGGTGCACACATGGTGGCCACGGTCCTCGCCGCCATATTCCAAGGGGCAGTCTCTGTTCTGATATTCACGAGAACAGGGGATTTCCTGAGGGTTCTGAAATCTTATGTTCTGGAAGAAGACGGAGCGGTGATTCTTAAACTTGCCGGTGGTTTGTGCGTAGTGATGTTCTGCTTAGAGTGGGTTGTTCTTGTGTTAGCGTTCTTGTTGAAGTACAGTGATTATTTGGATGAGAGCGTTGTAGATGATGATGGTAGTAAGTTCCAGAGGCAAGAAGAAGATCTCAAGGACTGGCCTTCTTACCCTTTTCAACTCAAGCTTTGA